One genomic segment of Rivularia sp. PCC 7116 includes these proteins:
- a CDS encoding DUF3598 family protein, with product MSKIQEKMPVLFRHQGEWEGICTVFDIKGKIIDEHESYLSCEFPEAGDYSYSQINRYTWADGKQKEHHFTGIYEDKKLIFNTESIVGKAWEVDDSTILLWLSYKRLSNTYLYEMINISPCSQYRFRTWKWYKDNQVFKITSAQEKRTSNGKLIIENRVVDSSQASYRNCPFTI from the coding sequence ATGTCCAAAATACAAGAAAAAATGCCTGTACTTTTTCGTCATCAAGGAGAATGGGAGGGTATTTGCACGGTATTTGACATCAAAGGAAAAATTATTGATGAGCATGAATCCTATTTAAGCTGTGAGTTTCCGGAAGCGGGTGATTATTCTTATAGCCAAATTAATCGTTATACTTGGGCAGATGGGAAACAGAAAGAACATCATTTTACTGGCATATATGAAGATAAAAAGCTGATATTCAATACTGAGAGTATTGTAGGTAAAGCTTGGGAGGTTGATGATTCAACTATTCTTTTGTGGCTTTCTTACAAAAGACTATCTAATACTTACTTGTATGAAATGATTAATATTAGTCCGTGCAGCCAATACCGTTTTCGCACGTGGAAATGGTATAAAGACAACCAGGTATTTAAAATAACTTCGGCTCAAGAGAAAAGAACAAGCAACGGAAAACTTATAATTGAGAATCGAGTAGTAGATTCTTCTCAAGCCAGCTACCGAAATTGTCCATTCACAATTTAG
- the hisS gene encoding histidine--tRNA ligase, with translation MAKSEKINYSNPSGFPEFLPGEKRLESYLMDTIRKVYESYGFTPIETPAVERLEVLQAKGNQGDNIIYGISPILPPNKQAEKEESGKSKSDDNNSEARALKFDQTVPLAAYIARNLNNLTFPFARYQMDVVFRGERAKDGRFRQFRQCDIDVIARRELSLLYDAQMPAIISEIFEAVNIGDFLIRINNRKILTGFFQSVGVVEEKIKTCVGIIDNLEKIGEAKVKKELEKESISAEQTDKIIEFVNIKGSVDEVLSKLKHLTDKMPEAEQFKLGVNELETVIAGVRDLGVADNRYCIDLSIARGLDYYTGTVYETTLLGHEALGSICSGGRYEELVGTFLGEKMPGVGISIGLTRLMSRLLKADILKSLSATPAQVMVVNLQTDLMPLYLKISQQLRQAGINVITSFDKRGLGKQFQSADKQGIQFCVIIGADEAAAQKSSLKDLKSGEQIEVSLDKLAEEIKQRLG, from the coding sequence ATGGCAAAATCTGAAAAAATAAATTACTCAAATCCTAGCGGTTTTCCGGAATTTTTACCTGGTGAAAAGCGTTTAGAATCTTATTTGATGGATACTATCCGTAAAGTATACGAAAGCTACGGCTTTACGCCGATTGAAACTCCTGCTGTAGAACGTTTAGAGGTTTTGCAAGCGAAGGGAAACCAAGGTGATAATATTATCTACGGTATTAGTCCAATTTTACCGCCGAATAAACAAGCTGAAAAAGAAGAATCTGGTAAAAGTAAATCCGATGATAATAATTCAGAAGCAAGAGCTTTAAAATTTGACCAAACCGTTCCTTTAGCTGCTTATATTGCTCGTAATTTAAACAATCTGACTTTTCCTTTTGCTCGCTATCAAATGGATGTAGTATTCCGTGGCGAAAGAGCAAAGGATGGACGTTTCAGACAGTTTCGTCAATGCGATATTGATGTTATTGCACGCAGAGAATTAAGTTTGCTCTATGATGCCCAAATGCCTGCAATTATCTCGGAGATATTTGAAGCTGTTAATATTGGCGATTTTCTGATTAGGATTAATAACCGCAAAATTTTAACTGGTTTCTTTCAATCGGTTGGTGTCGTGGAAGAAAAAATCAAAACCTGTGTGGGGATAATTGATAACTTAGAGAAAATTGGCGAAGCTAAAGTCAAAAAGGAGTTAGAAAAAGAAAGTATTTCGGCGGAACAAACTGATAAAATTATTGAATTTGTCAATATAAAGGGTTCGGTAGATGAGGTTTTGAGTAAACTCAAACATCTAACAGATAAGATGCCAGAAGCAGAACAATTTAAGCTAGGTGTAAATGAATTAGAAACCGTGATTGCAGGAGTTCGCGATTTAGGAGTTGCTGATAATCGCTACTGTATTGATTTATCAATTGCTCGCGGTTTAGATTATTATACCGGTACGGTTTACGAAACTACTTTATTAGGACATGAAGCGTTAGGAAGTATATGTTCTGGTGGTAGATATGAAGAGTTAGTAGGAACTTTTTTAGGCGAAAAAATGCCTGGTGTTGGTATTTCTATTGGCTTAACTCGCTTAATGAGTAGATTATTAAAAGCAGATATATTAAAGAGTTTATCGGCGACACCGGCACAGGTGATGGTGGTTAATTTACAAACCGACTTAATGCCACTTTATTTAAAGATTTCTCAACAATTGCGTCAAGCAGGAATTAACGTAATTACCAGCTTTGATAAACGCGGCTTGGGTAAGCAGTTTCAATCGGCAGACAAACAAGGAATTCAATTTTGTGTAATTATCGGTGCTGATGAAGCTGCTGCACAGAAGTCTAGTTTGAAAGATTTGAAATCGGGAGAACAAATAGAAGTTTCGCTAGATAAATTAGCAGAAGAAATAAAGCAAAGATTGGGATAG
- a CDS encoding RimK family alpha-L-glutamate ligase: MNILILGNAKDAHAAHIYNTLTQAGATVNYLDTSLFPKQLGISWQPQKQLGYLTLPTGEELNIQDIHSVYWRNFSGVYIPEFKDSYQKKLAYNDSMSTLRTFMQACPAKWVNSWEAFQFHKEKPLQLSKAKQIGTAIPATLISNNPKQVIEFCQTYKKAIFKPVYGGAHTQFITEAHLEPQRLNITLSLSPVTIQEYIPGTNIRSYVIADSVYSAEIRSSSVDFREDLDAELIPIELPESIQKQSLAIAKAFMLKWTAIDWRVKPNGEYVFLEANPSPMFVHFERQTGFPITEKLVNLLMN; this comes from the coding sequence ATGAATATTTTAATTTTGGGTAATGCTAAGGATGCTCATGCAGCTCATATTTACAATACTCTTACCCAAGCAGGTGCGACAGTCAATTATTTAGATACGAGCTTATTTCCTAAGCAGCTAGGGATATCTTGGCAGCCACAGAAGCAGTTAGGATATTTAACTTTACCGACAGGAGAAGAATTAAACATCCAAGATATTCATAGCGTATATTGGCGTAATTTTTCTGGTGTTTATATTCCCGAGTTTAAAGATTCCTATCAAAAGAAATTAGCATATAACGATTCCATGAGTACATTGAGAACGTTTATGCAAGCTTGCCCAGCAAAATGGGTTAATTCCTGGGAAGCATTCCAGTTTCATAAAGAAAAACCTTTACAACTAAGTAAGGCAAAACAAATAGGAACTGCAATTCCTGCAACTTTGATTAGTAATAATCCCAAGCAAGTTATAGAGTTTTGTCAAACTTATAAAAAAGCCATTTTTAAACCTGTTTACGGTGGTGCCCATACCCAATTTATTACAGAGGCTCATTTGGAGCCGCAGCGACTAAATATAACTTTGAGCCTTTCTCCTGTGACGATACAAGAATATATTCCCGGCACAAATATTCGTAGTTACGTAATTGCAGATTCGGTTTATTCTGCCGAAATTCGTAGTTCATCTGTAGACTTTCGAGAAGACTTGGATGCTGAGTTAATTCCGATAGAATTGCCAGAATCGATTCAAAAACAATCTTTAGCGATCGCCAAGGCATTTATGCTAAAGTGGACGGCTATTGATTGGCGCGTTAAACCAAATGGCGAGTATGTCTTTTTAGAAGCTAATCCCAGTCCAATGTTCGTACATTTTGAACGTCAGACTGGTTTTCCGATTACAGAGAAGTTAGTTAATTTACTGATGAATTAG
- a CDS encoding carbonic anhydrase → MDRRQLLRKGLIATAGVATSSLFGCSSFTSATKEKSKTNWGYIGKEGPENWGNLSSDFEVCQLGKTQSPLNLESAVDANLPPLKIDYKESPLRIINNGHTIQVNYQQGSTLNLDGETYELLQFHFHHPSEHKVKGEALPMELHLVHKNEKGALAVVGVFLKEGKANPTLQKVWKAMPRKQGREKIISNVSINASELLPENQDYYRYFGSLTTPPCSETVNWIVLKEPVIISSQQVQQFAKVFPMNARPVQLVKRRFLLE, encoded by the coding sequence ATGGATAGAAGACAGTTACTAAGAAAGGGCTTAATCGCTACTGCTGGAGTCGCAACAAGTTCTCTGTTTGGCTGTAGTTCTTTTACCTCAGCCACTAAAGAAAAAAGCAAGACCAATTGGGGCTATATTGGTAAAGAAGGGCCTGAAAATTGGGGAAATCTTTCTTCTGATTTTGAAGTTTGTCAGTTAGGTAAAACTCAATCTCCGCTTAACCTTGAGTCAGCTGTTGATGCGAATTTACCCCCACTAAAAATTGATTATAAAGAGAGTCCTCTTCGTATCATTAATAACGGTCATACGATCCAGGTGAATTACCAGCAGGGAAGTACTTTAAATCTTGATGGTGAAACTTATGAATTATTACAATTTCATTTCCATCACCCCAGCGAACATAAGGTAAAGGGAGAAGCTTTACCGATGGAATTGCATTTAGTTCATAAAAACGAAAAAGGTGCTTTGGCTGTAGTTGGTGTTTTCTTAAAAGAAGGAAAAGCAAATCCAACTCTACAAAAAGTGTGGAAAGCAATGCCGCGAAAACAAGGTAGAGAAAAAATCATATCTAATGTAAGTATTAATGCTTCTGAGTTATTACCAGAAAATCAAGATTATTATCGTTATTTTGGTTCCTTAACTACGCCACCTTGCTCGGAAACGGTAAACTGGATTGTCTTAAAAGAACCTGTGATAATTTCTTCCCAACAAGTACAGCAGTTTGCTAAGGTATTTCCAATGAATGCAAGACCAGTACAATTGGTTAAGCGAAGATTTTTGTTGGAATAG